The nucleotide sequence CCCACCGGTCCTGTCGCTCCGTGCCCGTCCCAGGGCCGCAGCGATCGGCGCGCCCTCACTCGACGTCGGAACCCGCATTCCGATCCCGCTCAGCAGCGGCGACACCGCTGCGCAGTCCGACGATCCCATACCCGCGAGGGGCCGAGTAACGAGAACCCGCAGCTCAGCGGCCCGGATCCACGTAAAGGCTGCGCTTGGAGATGTACTGCACGACCCCGTCCGGCACCAGGTACCAGACCGGCCGCCCCGCGGCCACGCGCGCCCGGCATTCACTCGACGAGATCGCCATCGCCGGGACCTCGACGGTCGTCACCGATCCCTGGGGCAGGTGGCCGTCGGCGAGCTCGTAGCCCGGCCTCGTCACCCCGACGAAATGGGCGTGACTGAACAGCTCGTCGACCTTGCGCCAGGACAGGATCTGCTGCAGCGCATCGGCACCGGTGATGAAGAACAGCTTCGCCTCGGGCATCGCGGCATGCAGATCGGCGAGGGTGTCCGCGGTGTAGGTGGGGCCGCGGCGGTCGATGTCGACCCGGCTGACCGTGAAACGCGGGTTCGACGCGGTCGCCACGACCGTCATCAGATAGCGGTCCTCGGCGGGTGCGACGTCCCGGTCGGTCTTCTGCCAGGGCTCACCGGTCGGCACGAAGATCACTTCGTCGAGGGCGAACCGGTCGGCCACCTCGCTGGCCGCCACGAGGTGGCCGTGGTGGATGGGATCGAAGGTCCCGCCCATCACGCCGATCTTCCGCTGCATCGCCGCAGACTATGTCGCGGCCCCGGCCTGTTGCAGCCCCGGTGCTCCCGGATAGAGATGCCGGAACTGCACGCTGATCCGCGGCCCGGACACGGCCATCTTCGGCACGCTGTGCTGCCACGTCCGCTGACAGCTCCCACCCATCACCAGCAGGTCACCCGACGCCAGCGGGAACGACACCGACGCCCCGCCGCCGGTGGGCCGCAGCCGCAGCGGGCGGGTCGCGCCCAGCGACACCAGCGCGACGACCGCCTCGGGCCGCTCCCGCGCGACCCGGTCGCCGTGCCACGCGACGCCGTCGGCCCCGTCGCGGTAGAGGTTCACGCCGATCTGGGTGAACCGCACGCCGTAGCTCGCGCCGAGATCGGCCGCCATGTCCCGCAGGCGTCGCGGTGGCCCGTCGGGCATGTCCGGAGTCCAGCGGTGGGTCAGTCGCGGCTCGTCGACCATCCGGTCGTACATCCGGCGCCGGTGCCCGCGGAACGGGACCGAGCGCCGCAGGTGATCGAACAACGCATCCGGCTCGGGCACCCAGCCGGGCGTCACATCCACCCACGCCCCGTGCGCGAGCTCGTGCCGGAACGCCGGCGCCGGCTCGCACTCGACGGAGGCGAACAGCGATCCCTGCCAGCAGGCGTCCACCCGGCGGAGCCTACCTCGAATCGAACAGAAGTTCGAGCACCTCGCCTGGGACGATCTTCGTCATGACCTCGCCGACACCGCGCACCGAGGGTGCCGTGCTGTCCTACCTCGGGCTCCGGCGGGCGGTCGGCGTGATCGGGATCGCGCTGCCGTTCGTGCTGGTGGCCGGGGACCTGGCACTCGGCGGCGACGGGCTGCGCGACTCGATCAGCCGGTACTACTTCTCCCCCGTGCGCGACGTCTTCGTGGGCAGCATGTGCGCGGTCGGCGTCTTCCTCTACTGCTACCGCTACGACCGGCCGGACCGGCTGCTGGCGAACGTCACCGGCACGGCGGCGATCGCGGTCGCACTCCTGCCCACCCGCCCCGAGACCGGTGCGACGACGGCCGAGATCGTCGTCGGATGGCTGCACCTGGTGGCGGCCGCGATCTTCTTCGTCGGGCTCGCGGTGTTCTGCCTCGACCTGTTCACCCGTGGCGAGGCGGGCAACCCGCGCAAGGCCGCGCGCAACCGGGTCTACCGGATCTGCGGCTGGACGATCATCGCCTGCCTGGCGCTCGCGGCGCTCGACGCCGCGTTCCTGCCGGACGCGCTCGCCACCCGCTGGAACACCCTGTTCTGGCTGGAGGCGATCGCGATCGTGGCGTTCGGCGTCGCGTGGTTCGTCAAGGGCGACACCGTGCTGCGCGATCCTCCGTCGTCGGATCCGGCGCCGGCCGTCTGACCCCGCCCAGGAGAACGGGCCGGTCCGGAGGCCCCCTCGTATCCGGAACCGGCCCGCCCACCGGAGCGATCGGCTCAGCCGACCGGACCGGTAGCCATCTCCCCACCCGTGATCAGCTCGAGCACGCCGGCGAGCAGCTCGGGCAGCGGGGACCCCTTCCCGTGGCCGTACTCGTTGATCGACAGACCGTCGCAAACGGCCTTGCCGGGGTAACGAGAGCCGCGCCCGGTTGCTACGGAGCGTCACCCGATCGCGTCACGCTCCGAGGTCGTCGCAGGTGACTCCGGGGGTGAGGTCACGTGGTGGCTCGCGCCGCCGCCTCGCCGAGGATCGGCAGGTAGGAATCCAGCACCCACGGGATCGACAGCACCGACGGTGCGGAGCTCGCCACCACCCGGTCGGCACCGACCACGGGAGCGAACCCACCGGCCGCCATCGCCGGGATCAGGTCGACGCCCGGGGTCGCCCGGAACGCCTGCTCCTCC is from Pseudonocardia autotrophica and encodes:
- the nadD gene encoding nicotinate-nucleotide adenylyltransferase, with product MQRKIGVMGGTFDPIHHGHLVAASEVADRFALDEVIFVPTGEPWQKTDRDVAPAEDRYLMTVVATASNPRFTVSRVDIDRRGPTYTADTLADLHAAMPEAKLFFITGADALQQILSWRKVDELFSHAHFVGVTRPGYELADGHLPQGSVTTVEVPAMAISSSECRARVAAGRPVWYLVPDGVVQYISKRSLYVDPGR
- a CDS encoding alpha-ketoglutarate-dependent dioxygenase AlkB, with the protein product MDACWQGSLFASVECEPAPAFRHELAHGAWVDVTPGWVPEPDALFDHLRRSVPFRGHRRRMYDRMVDEPRLTHRWTPDMPDGPPRRLRDMAADLGASYGVRFTQIGVNLYRDGADGVAWHGDRVARERPEAVVALVSLGATRPLRLRPTGGGASVSFPLASGDLLVMGGSCQRTWQHSVPKMAVSGPRISVQFRHLYPGAPGLQQAGAAT